The genomic DNA TGGCGGCGGACAGCTGCCCACTGTGGCGGCGGCCCACAAGGCCGATCTGGAGAATATACAGAATATCAAGAATCAAATATCCGGTAATGTGAACCATcatggcggtggcggcggcggttcGGCCGCCCATCATGGTGGATCGCATCATGGCGGCGGCactggcggcagcggcggtggcgggggACACCATCATCACCACAATACGCGACTGGCGCAGATTGCCGCCGGCACGGTGGGTGTTGGCGGTGGCAATGGCATCTCTATTGGAGCGATGGACAAGCACGGACTAaagtcacagcagcagctctacaAGAAAATGCTGGCACACAGGTTAGTGGCGTTACGTTTCGTAACGGTATTCGGAAGTCGTCGAAATGGAGAGCATCCGATGGGGGTGAACTTGTACCGGTATGACACTTGCTTAAAGTTTTTAGTGAGTCGGATTTGgtgaataattaaattgtgttaCATCAACCAATTGGCGGAGAAAAGAGCTTCTGCAGTGAAGCAAAGtggcaaagaaaatcaataaataattaagcgAGTGTCATACGGGTACACGTGAATTCCCTCAATCCAACGgaatttcattccattccattcctttgCTCATTCCATTCCCTTTTGCTCATTCCATTCCTTTTGCTTTACTCCTCAGgggccatcatcatcatgtgCTGTGCGCCGGAAACAATGCCAATCACACGTGCTGCCTGGTCACCGGATGCAATGGCaccagcggcggcggaggaggaggcggtgcgGCAGGTGGTAACAGTGGACTCAATGCCACGGGTGGTGGCGTCAATTCCTGCAAGGATGCTCAGAGTAACAAGGACACCAGCTCTCTCAGCGGAAACAGCAACATCTCgggcagtgcagcagctgccgcagcggcggccAATGCCGTGCACTACTGCTGCGGAAGATCCAAGTTCTTCCTGCCGGAGAAGCGGCTGCGGAAGGAGGTGATTGTGCCGCCCACCAAGTTCCTGCTGGGCGGCAATATCTCGGATCCCCTCAACCTCAACTCGCTGCAGCACGAGAACACCTCGAATGCttcgagcagcaacaacacgcCGGCGACGACGCCGCGCCAGTCGCCGATTACGACGCCCCCGAAGGTGGAGGTCATCATACCGCCCAACATCCATGACCCGCTGCATCTGCTCGATCCCGTCGACTCGATGGAGTACGAGAAGCAGCTGACGTCGCCGATGAAGCGGGGCGGCATGCTGACGCGTGGCAGCCACCTGAAGTTGCAGGCACAGCCGCAGGcccaccaccgccagcacAGGCCACGGAAGAACCGCAAGCGGAGACGTTTCGACTCAAACAACACCTCGCATGCAGGCGACGATGGGGGCGAGGGCAGCGAAACGCTTTCCGTTTCCTTGGATGATGCGGGGACCTCCTCCTCGGCTGCGTCCCCAGTGGCGCCACTCaatgccgctggctctgccgcagCTGCGTCCATCAGTTTGCTGCTGAGCGAAGCCGCCGCACCGGCATCCGCATCGGGCGGAACAGCGGAaatgggccagcagcaggcgcatgTGCGCTCTCCACAGGCCCTTACCATGGCGACGGCAGAGATGACGGCACCCACGCTCACAGAGGCGGCTGTTCCGGCAACGGAACAAATGGAATGCAACATGAGTCTGCTCTCATCGCCGACAGCGCCGCCGGCTGCATCGTCgtcaccgcagcagcagcaacatcagcaacagcagcagcagcagcagcagcaacaaaaacaacaacagcagcagcagcaacatgtgtCCATTGCAGTGTCCGAGGGCGCTGCGACAGCGGCTGCCCCCACAGAACTGCTGCTGAGTGCAGCAACATCTGCGTCGACCTCGGCAGCAGCCCTGGCTGTGGCCTCGACACTGGCCGAGAGGCGGGCACAGGCCAGCCGGGATTTGCGCCTGGATTTAAGCAGCACGTGCTACGGCGTCGGCGGCACAGGTCTcagctttggcagcagcagcgcggcCAGCGTGGGCAGTggtagcggcagcggcggaggcggcggcggcaggaaGAGGAAAATCAGCGAAAGCAACAACTCTCAAAAGAGCAAGGTAAGAGGAGAATCTCTCGGGATGGACGCATATCTAAagaagttttttcttttcattttttacaGAAATTCCATCGTCACGATGGCATGGACAAGATCGTGAGCCCGGTGGTGCCACAGCCTGGAGCATGGAAGCGTCCGCCACGTTTGCTGCAGCCCAGCGGGGCACGGAAACCAAACACGCGACGATCCACGTCCTTCAGCGAGACGGAAGTGCTCAGCCCCATAGAGGAGCAGCCGCCCAGACAGTTGCCACTCATCGAAGGTAAGTCGCAGCCTCAACCCTCTTAATCCTCTAATTAAACCCGATTTCCGCTTGCTTACAGTGAACATCCCACGCGATGATACGCCAGATTTGTCGGAGCAGGGCCTGGGCAGCCCGCTGAGCACCACATCGGCAGCCACGTCGCATACAGCCGGGGAGCAGGATTCCCTGCTGCCGGACACGGCCACCacggccagcagcggcagcgaaatggagacagcagcagcagcagcggggctGCTGGTGCAGCCGAAGCTGGAGGAGCCCACGCTGATGCTGGAGCCGGCGCTGATACCGCCGCTCCATAAGCTGCCCAAGTTCCGGGCGGATGGGGTGAAGTATCGCTATGGCAACTTTGACCGCTACGTGGACTTCCGGCAGCTGAACGAGTTCCGGGACGTGCGGCTGCAGGTGTTCCAGCGGCATGTGGAGCTCTTCCAGAACAAGGACATCCTGGACATTGGCTGCAACGTCGGCCACATGACCATCACGGTGGCCCGCCATCTGGCGCCAAAGACCATTCTCGGCATCGACATCGATCGGGAGCTAGTGGGACGCGCGCGGCGGAATCTGTCCATCTTTGTGCGCATACccaaggaggagaaggtgAAGGTGGAGGTGAAGCAGGAGCCGACGGCGGGGCAGCTGGTAAAGAGCGAACCCATGGACGAGGAGGAAGCGGCCGGGAGTCTGCACAAGAAAACGCGACGCGGCAAGAAGCGACGAAAGGCGCAGCAGgatcagcagctgctgctccatccgcaacaccatcaccaccaccaccaacatcaccatcatcaccaccaTAATCATCAGAatcaggagcagctgcagcagcagcacaaattgGATGCACTGCTGGTGAAGCCGCACGAATTCTTTCCCATCTCATTTCCGCTGACGTACGGCGGCATGCCGCAACTGCCGCCGCCGGCGGGAAAATCCCCGAACCTCTCGAACAAGAATCAGTTCCCGGCGAACGTCTTCTTCCGGCAAACGAACTATGTGCTCAAGGACGAGTCGTTGATGGCCAACGATACGCAACAATACGATCTCATTCTGTGTCTCTCCGTGACCAAGTGGATGCACCTGAACTTTGGCGACGCTGGCCTCAAGCTGGCCTTCAAGCGAATGTTCAACCAGCTGCGGCCCGGGGGCAAGCTCATTTTGGAGGCCCAGAACTGGGCCAGctacaagaagaagaagaatcTGACGGTAAGTCGGGAGTCAACTAAGAAAAGGATCCCCAAATTAATCTCTTCTCTCCCTTGCAGCCGGAGATTTACAACAATTACAAGCAAATCGAATTCTTTCCGAATAAATTCCACGAGTATTTGCTCAGCTCCGAGGTGGGATTCAGTCACAGCTACACCTTGGGCGTGCCCAGGCACATGAACAAGGGCTTTTGTCGACCCATTCAGGTGAGTTTTGCCACAATCCTCCACCCCATCGATTACTAACCCGCATTTTCCACTGGTTTTTGCAGCTGTACGCCAAAGGCGATTACACACCGAATCATGTCCGATGGAGCGATGCCTATTATCCGCAGACGCCGTACGAGGCATATCGTGGCATTTATGCCACCTTGCCGGCGCATCGCATGGGCGGCGGAGGCAGCAGTGccggtggcagccacagcgggcacgcgccgctgctgcacaTGAGCAGCTCGAGTCGGTCGCAGAACTACGATACGCCGCACTATGCGGGCAGCGCCTCGGGGTCGGCCAGCCTGCGGCAGACGCCGCGCTACCAGCCCACCTACAATCCCCTGGAGACGGACTCCTACCAGCCCAGCTACGACATGGAGTCGTATGGCGGCAACCACATGTACGTGTTCGCCTCGCCGCTCTACCAGACGGTCTGGTCGCCACCGGCCTCGCTGCGCAAGAGCTCCTCGCACACGCCCGTCTTTGGCAGCGTGCGGGAGGCGGAGCTGGACGGTGACAGCAGCATCGgtggtggcggcagcggcggtggcagctaCCACAGGCACGTCTATCCTCCAAACGATGACACCTGCTCTCCCAACGCCAACTCTGGCAATGCGTTCAACTCGATTCGCGATGCGGACACAGACGACTCGAATCAGCTGCCCAGCGGCAGTCGGCCACATGTGTATGCCACCAATTGTGGCGAGAGCTCCTCGTCGCCGCAGGTGAACCATCACGAGGCCACCGCCGAGTTTGTCGAGGATGGCCTCATGGATGATGAGCAGAAGACGCAGGTTGCCGGCAGCACGCCCACCACTGCCTACCACAGTGATCTATCGGATGCCTGAGCGGGCAGGGTCGGCTCAAAGACGGCtcgaaagaaagagaggaaagaaaaatgtgtcaaaaacaaaacaaaaagggaaaaacgtataaaaaagcaaaagagaaatgcagaaatttttgcaaacaaaacaaacaaaaatatgtaaccGTAAACGAGACGcttatgattttttttgtacgtatacatataaaaaatatatatatatggtaGTAGTAAATAAACGcatctatatatatttttatatattgtaATTTAAAGATATATAccatataataatatatgtataccgATATACAGATGAATGTGTTTATAGGTGTATTTTGTAGATTAGCTAACGATTTTTGCTAGAATGCTTTATGGTCAAATGCTGCTTTGATCCTTGTTGGCGCGGTGTGGTTCTTTCATGTACAATTATAGTTTAAACGcagacacaacacaaacacacaacacacacacacacaacaagcTGTAGCTTTAAATAGTGCTATACAAAAATGCTTAGAGAAtatccgtatctgtatctgtattaTAGCAACGGAGAAAGAATGTCAAGGAAACTCGCTGCAAAattcaactatttttgatcaacaatttttggcaaatgcaaagaaaCAAAGCGAATGTGAAAACCATAGAGAGTACCATATAcgatataataatataatgtGTATCATAAATTctgtggcaaaagcaaacaaaatacaatacaatacttACAATATATGATAATGATATATGATGATTGGTTATATTAAGTTGTgtaaattaaagcaaagaaGTGAGGATATGCTTAGGCCAGAATTAAGAGTTAGTTGTACGTATTAGGCGCAGGGTTACCGCTTAGCAGCATGTTTAGCATTAAAGTCTCCTTCAGCAATAGTAggcgtgttgttgttgcatcattgaacagcaataaataattgtattgtATGTTCCCatgtagatacatttgtattgtatgtatattccccCCCAAAATGTGGTATCCTCTACCCTATTTCCCACCTGCCAGAGAGCGCGGTGATTTGTGGGGAGAACAACATGTTTTTATCTATGCTGtgtttttaaaacattttttgtaggTTTTTTTTCTGAGAAAATGAacacatttataaattatatatataaaagaattaaaagatatatataaatatacatatagaaataaatttgcaattataTGAAGAACATTTTTGAGAGGAGTTGTTTTTTCTATGGAGTTGTGGAACTTTGGAGATTTttgaaatgaagaaaaatcGCTTCAGGCCACAATGAATGAAAACCCGTTTATATATCTTTAGATTATAGTTAAAAGATCTCGCTAAAAACGTATGGTTTTGGTATCTGTCAACTCCAAAGCTGTGCCTTTTCAGGAACTGTTCTACTTTTAACATCATCGAAACATTTTGAACTTCAACGTTTCGTTCAGAGAAAACCAGTTTGAGCTCCGCTAGATCAGCTGTTgggtttctctcttttctgcttTCCAGTCACACGCTCATTCACTCACTCCACTCATTCCGTGTGTCGCGAGAGCGAGATCTCGCTCATTGGTTTGAGCGtaatttcgtttggtttgagtgcaagagagagatgcaCAACTGTCGAACGTCACTTgagcagcagacaaaaaaaaccttGCGCGAGCCACAGTGGAGAAGGAGGGCGCTGGCTTCAATTAAAAGAAAGTTTAATCAGTGCAATAAATAAGAACATAATTCAAGTGAATTGAAATCAAAGTGTGTTGGTGCAGCAGTGGGTGCAAAACGTGCTAGAAAATCTCTTTAGTTTGCCTCTGCTTTGTGTCACATTCACTCTCTGGCTTGCTGACTCTCTCTTTTACTCGCGCGTTCGTTGGCTGCCTTCCAGTGAGAGAGAcgctcactctccctctctcatcATCGATCCGTGCCTATCTGCAATATTTTGACGTTCGCCTGGCTTTTGCTCCATCAAAATTTTGCAAAACGTTGGCGCTGTGTGCTGTCGCTGCGGCGCAACAAGTTTTCAAGTTTCTCGAGAAGGTCTCCGTCTCCCCACTtaagcaacaacatcagcaatagcaacagcgtACAAAGTGTGGCAGATCTCGTTCGGTTGTCCGCAAGTCCGTGTATCCGTGTGCGCGAGTGCGATTAATTaacaacattttaatattatttaaattgattttggaGCCTCAATTGTATTGCTCTTGCGACACCAATTAGTAACGGGGAATAAGCGAGGCACTCATCTGACCCACTCAGTTAgtgcaagtgtgtgcgtgtgtgtgtgagtttatGTTGTGAAATCCCCGCAGAGTGAATCACAATAAATAACTGTACCCAAAGGACAGAAGgaacaaaaaactacaacaactgGATCTTCAGTTTGCAACAAAAACGCTGTGTAAGTATCAATAATAAACAGTTTTGGGGCATAAGAAAAGTGTGCAAGTGGATATCGATAGCAATAAAGGGGAACAGTTCGGTAGAATTATGGcacgtacacatgtacatacatacatctgaTTCCAGAGTTTTACTTTCATTGGAATAGACATTGATAGACTTGAATGGAAGCCCAGCTATTTATTTGGAAAAGAATATCTTATTCCATAAACTTTTCCactgcaaaatgtgtgtgctgAACGGAATGGCAAGCTGCAATAGCTCAATGCCGATATCTATCCCCTAGAACTGCCACTCAAATTTACATAACAGGCAGGTATAGAACAGAGTCCAGCCGGGCAGCCTGGGGCGTGTGCCTCATGCCTGCAATGCTCGTACTCGTGTATCCAACGCCAGGCGGCGTCTATAGTCATTTATCTTATCTAACCCGAAGGTTGGGCCCCCCAACTTATTGTTGTGTGGAATTCTGATTTCAGACACTGTTTTGTGTGAACCTTTTGAactggaaatgcaaatgtctgAAAATATGAGCATTAGTTGGCTTTTGTCTGGACAGCTAACGCCAGCCAGAGGGGTCAGAGAGGGGCAGCCATCAGATCGTtaagaaattttcagtggaaGCTGCCAGTGATTGAAAAGTGCTAAAGGGCGGCTATTAAAGGGGGGCAAACTTCACCATTAATTTCCCATAAATACATCATATATTGTTTTAGCCTTATCCACAAAGCTTTTGTTCgatatctatatgtatgtaagtgggTGTGTCAATCAATTATATCGTTGACATTTAGCCATTCCACGTTGGTTAATCTAATCAATGGCATAATTGTAATTggctttgtttggttttcatgCCTCAGTGGGGCCTGAATAATGAATGCTGATTACAGCAATTGCAAAGCTCTCGTTGTAAAAGTTTCCAGTGATAAGATAGAGCTCAACATATTGCGGACGGAGTCTTTCCAATTGTGTTTCATTGGGACTCATAATGAGTCATGGAGGAAACTATTTCCCAGTTGATCAGCAATTTCTACACACCAACAAAAGGTTTATGAACCCCACACACGAAGCTCTGGCAGAACTCGAAAGCTCTTTGCTCAGCGTAAACAATCCGCCGCAAACTCGTTTCTTTGCGGATCGTGTGACCTTGTAGACAGTCCATACATACCATACCCCAAGCAGACcctgttttgggttttgtatATCCATTAGCTATGtaattttcaaattgcaaGAGACAACTATCGCATTTCCAATGAAATTGTGTACGAAAGCTTTTCCAGCTGTTTTTGAACTTCGCAGTTGTTGGCCAGACACGAAACCAATTACTccacgctctcgctctctctgtctttcgctGACACTCTCTAAGCTTGCGGCAATTGCGCGCTCACCTTAACCGTTAACCGTTTCGAGCTTTCGGCCAGGTGTACGCAGTTTAGTTAATATTATTAAGTAAAGTGACGGCAACATTGTCGCAACGGTTTGCTCAATCGCGCGCGTGCACCTCTTACAGATCGCTGATCGCTGTGGGCGAGCAAGAGTGTGGAGTGTCTGCAGAGAGCTTTCGGCGGGGGGGCTCGAGCGTATGTCAGTGTCAGTGTTACGGTTTTTTGTACCtgtatgagtgtgtgcgtgcgagGTGTCTTCATTTCTTGTTCTTTCGCTTTTGTCGCAGTAGCGTGGCAGtatatctctcgctctctctctttctttctttaatGCGACGTCGCGCTAAATACTGTTCTGCAATTTCCGTTAGTCGGCAGtggcaaaatgtaaacaaagagacagagagcgagagagagagagagacagataggaAGAGCAAGAGATTTATCAGCCAAGAACGTGGTTAATCCAATAAAATCGAAATATCTGTGTGAAGAAGTGCAGCATTGATGTGAATCTCTGAGATACAATCAACAGTTGGGGGAAATATGTGCCAAAActcaattgcaattacaattacaattactgCCACATTTTATGGCCTGCTTTGATCAACTCAACGCACCCCCACTCCACCGCCTCCTCTTGCTTCCAGCTAAACTTTTGGCCGAGagtgaaaaatatgaaaataaaatccatAGACACATTGTgccacagtgtgtgtgtgtgcgtgtgttgtgcAAAATTTTTATGAGCTggaagccccaaaaaaaaagaagcaaagcaaaagatacaaagatacttACACATAATATTCGTATCTGTGAGCACCCAAGGAAATACTGGTGTGCGTTtacgtttttggtttttttgttgttgttctctaCGTAAagataacaacaaaatattgtgataaaaattcaattaattcattttcaaCGCTGACAGTCGCCCACAAAAAGATAAGATAGAGCCGCAAGAAATTGCAgtgcataaaaatgaaataaaacaaagcaaagtgTAGACAAAAGGAGtacaaatcaaaattaaaaactaaatcaaatattattaaacataaataaaaagtttaaaacaaagaaagataAGCAGAAAAGTGAATtacagtaaataaataaaatcgtgaaacaataaataaataaaatgtgaatccataaaccaaacaaaagctgtGCAAACTTCATTAATATTTGATTGAATAacaatgtttatttattggaCAAACAATTGGCTGGCATAGAAAATTTCTCTTAATTGTTGGTTAATAGCAGAGGCCTGGGCTCTCCCCTATGGACTGCCCAGAACCACATCAATCTGTTAGTGGCTACCATT from Drosophila subobscura isolate 14011-0131.10 chromosome E, UCBerk_Dsub_1.0, whole genome shotgun sequence includes the following:
- the LOC117891756 gene encoding probable RNA methyltransferase bin3, encoding MDKRLSDSPGDCRVTRSSMTPTLRLEHSPRRQQQQQQQNHHNHHHQQPHEQQKPECSGSGGGTVATSATSTAKSKSKSPTPPTKSQTGAGAPQQQQQQQHHQFRAPQQQQGPKNKNKAWSKRGHNKTSGKHSASACVGIAQSHPNGSSGASGGVGLAGTQPPAVGGGGQLPTVAAAHKADLENIQNIKNQISGNVNHHGGGGGGSAAHHGGSHHGGGTGGSGGGGGHHHHHNTRLAQIAAGTVGVGGGNGISIGAMDKHGLKSQQQLYKKMLAHRGHHHHVLCAGNNANHTCCLVTGCNGTSGGGGGGGAAGGNSGLNATGGGVNSCKDAQSNKDTSSLSGNSNISGSAAAAAAAANAVHYCCGRSKFFLPEKRLRKEVIVPPTKFLLGGNISDPLNLNSLQHENTSNASSSNNTPATTPRQSPITTPPKVEVIIPPNIHDPLHLLDPVDSMEYEKQLTSPMKRGGMLTRGSHLKLQAQPQAHHRQHRPRKNRKRRRFDSNNTSHAGDDGGEGSETLSVSLDDAGTSSSAASPVAPLNAAGSAAAASISLLLSEAAAPASASGGTAEMGQQQAHVRSPQALTMATAEMTAPTLTEAAVPATEQMECNMSLLSSPTAPPAASSSPQQQQHQQQQQQQQQQQKQQQQQQQHVSIAVSEGAATAAAPTELLLSAATSASTSAAALAVASTLAERRAQASRDLRLDLSSTCYGVGGTGLSFGSSSAASVGSGSGSGGGGGGRKRKISESNNSQKSKKFHRHDGMDKIVSPVVPQPGAWKRPPRLLQPSGARKPNTRRSTSFSETEVLSPIEEQPPRQLPLIEVNIPRDDTPDLSEQGLGSPLSTTSAATSHTAGEQDSLLPDTATTASSGSEMETAAAAAGLLVQPKLEEPTLMLEPALIPPLHKLPKFRADGVKYRYGNFDRYVDFRQLNEFRDVRLQVFQRHVELFQNKDILDIGCNVGHMTITVARHLAPKTILGIDIDRELVGRARRNLSIFVRIPKEEKVKVEVKQEPTAGQLVKSEPMDEEEAAGSLHKKTRRGKKRRKAQQDQQLLLHPQHHHHHHQHHHHHHHNHQNQEQLQQQHKLDALLVKPHEFFPISFPLTYGGMPQLPPPAGKSPNLSNKNQFPANVFFRQTNYVLKDESLMANDTQQYDLILCLSVTKWMHLNFGDAGLKLAFKRMFNQLRPGGKLILEAQNWASYKKKKNLTPEIYNNYKQIEFFPNKFHEYLLSSEVGFSHSYTLGVPRHMNKGFCRPIQLYAKGDYTPNHVRWSDAYYPQTPYEAYRGIYATLPAHRMGGGGSSAGGSHSGHAPLLHMSSSSRSQNYDTPHYAGSASGSASLRQTPRYQPTYNPLETDSYQPSYDMESYGGNHMYVFASPLYQTVWSPPASLRKSSSHTPVFGSVREAELDGDSSIGGGGSGGGSYHRHVYPPNDDTCSPNANSGNAFNSIRDADTDDSNQLPSGSRPHVYATNCGESSSSPQVNHHEATAEFVEDGLMDDEQKTQVAGSTPTTAYHSDLSDA